In one window of Spartinivicinus marinus DNA:
- a CDS encoding TfoX/Sxy family protein yields MTATSITSTNEFIQTVQQLLKPLGDIGGKQIFGGYGLQIAAKQFAIIRGTTIYFRVDDITRQKYLDKGMQPFSYASTKGIVKVKQYYEAPEELIKYPTLLVKWAKEAVDIVVNKT; encoded by the coding sequence ATGACTGCTACTTCTATCACTTCAACCAACGAGTTTATTCAAACTGTACAACAGTTGCTCAAACCTTTGGGGGATATTGGAGGGAAGCAGATATTTGGTGGGTATGGTTTACAGATTGCAGCTAAACAGTTCGCTATTATTAGAGGAACAACGATCTATTTTCGGGTAGATGATATCACGCGTCAGAAGTATTTGGATAAAGGTATGCAACCTTTTTCTTACGCTTCAACCAAAGGGATTGTCAAAGTTAAACAATATTATGAGGCGCCAGAAGAGTTGATCAAATATCCTACACTATTGGTCAAATGGGCCAAAGAAGCGGTAGATATTGTTGTAAATAAGACCTGA
- the pepN gene encoding aminopeptidase N, whose amino-acid sequence MDNTSQLRPWSQLLMTGLAVSLVSGCVTQQTEQKRQWIRAAEANLTHEYAKQRYQQVQDVSYQLALSLSKNKPDYTGEVKVDFTWQPGKQPLTLDFVGGQVNSMQVNGKPVKAAYNNWFIKLPANQLKTGRNQVIVQYSHPYSKDGAGLHRFIDPKDGKAYLHTQLQPYDGNKLFPQFDQPNLKATYQLTVDAPVEWQVVTAERESAIERLSSAQQRWHFPRSARFSTYIISLHAGPYQIWEDNSDTPPLRLMARPSMANYVDAEEWFKLTRHGMTFFQDYFGLDYPYAKYDQLIVPEFNAGGMENVAAVTYSERYLTRGKVTRELRQSRANVILHELAHMWFGDLVTADWWNGLWLNESFATYMAHLAMNQYPEYQDSWLRFYSRIKLWAYEEDELVTTHPIEVKVVDTNNAFTHFDGITYGKGAAVLKQLAHYLGPDNFQQGVHNYLKQYAGRNTQLEDFFNSLAAASKQNLTPWVRQWLRTAGVNTISARYQCKNNKISEFDIVQQASNKYPVYRTQRVLVGLYYDKGKQLKSAKQIPVTYLGEVTPVSTVVGRPCPAFTFVNVEDWGYSKVALDAHSENYIKRHLSRITDPLLRSMVWQSQWDQVMAAKLSLTDYLPWALKQLPLENNEMIVRQVVTNLQESYDYLAVLHEKELAIFGPQLENLAWQQLTKARPGSDWQALWFEAFIHFTHTPAGLAKVEDILALKRRIAGLAIDQDLRWQLVVKLNEYAIPSAAQWINQELSRDSSDRAERQALLAKAIQPQTKTKQYWLEQLWGNSNLTLQEQRSLVEGLFPTSQFTLSANYADQIVGQLNLLKEKDSRFKSTYSRLLPKLCQPENVVRLRTALTNLEFNSPVVQKRLKIAIQQEERCVAISQRIKEKNRQQL is encoded by the coding sequence ATGGATAACACCTCTCAATTGAGGCCGTGGAGTCAACTACTAATGACGGGGCTAGCCGTGAGCTTAGTCTCTGGCTGTGTAACGCAACAAACGGAACAAAAGCGCCAATGGATCAGGGCTGCTGAAGCTAATCTCACCCATGAATATGCTAAGCAGCGTTATCAACAAGTACAAGATGTGTCGTATCAACTCGCTTTATCATTATCAAAAAATAAACCCGATTATACAGGTGAAGTGAAAGTTGATTTTACCTGGCAGCCTGGCAAGCAACCCCTGACCCTGGATTTTGTAGGAGGGCAGGTCAACAGTATGCAGGTTAATGGTAAGCCAGTAAAAGCAGCATACAACAATTGGTTTATTAAATTACCTGCTAATCAGTTAAAGACGGGTCGTAACCAAGTGATTGTTCAATACAGTCACCCATATAGTAAGGATGGCGCTGGGTTACATCGATTTATTGATCCAAAAGATGGTAAGGCTTACTTGCATACGCAACTACAGCCTTATGATGGCAATAAGTTGTTCCCTCAATTTGATCAACCAAACTTAAAAGCTACTTATCAGTTAACGGTTGATGCCCCTGTTGAATGGCAGGTTGTGACGGCGGAGCGGGAGTCAGCTATTGAGCGATTATCTTCTGCTCAGCAGCGTTGGCATTTCCCTCGGTCAGCTCGGTTTAGTACCTATATTATTTCTCTGCATGCAGGTCCCTATCAAATTTGGGAAGACAACAGTGATACGCCACCGTTACGCTTAATGGCTAGACCTTCAATGGCCAATTATGTGGATGCTGAGGAATGGTTTAAATTAACCCGTCATGGTATGACTTTTTTCCAGGACTATTTTGGCTTGGATTATCCATACGCTAAATACGACCAGCTAATTGTGCCGGAGTTTAATGCTGGTGGTATGGAAAATGTGGCGGCAGTGACTTATTCCGAGCGGTATTTAACCCGTGGAAAAGTGACCCGGGAGTTACGCCAGAGTCGTGCGAATGTGATTTTACACGAGCTGGCCCATATGTGGTTCGGCGATTTAGTGACAGCGGACTGGTGGAATGGTTTATGGTTGAATGAAAGCTTTGCCACTTATATGGCCCATTTAGCTATGAATCAGTATCCTGAGTATCAGGATAGCTGGTTGCGGTTTTATTCACGGATAAAATTATGGGCGTATGAAGAAGATGAATTAGTTACTACCCATCCTATTGAGGTGAAGGTCGTCGATACCAATAATGCTTTTACTCATTTTGATGGTATTACATACGGTAAAGGGGCTGCTGTCTTAAAACAATTAGCCCATTACTTAGGACCTGATAATTTCCAGCAAGGGGTACACAATTATTTAAAGCAGTACGCAGGTAGAAATACTCAGCTTGAAGACTTTTTTAATAGCCTGGCTGCGGCCTCAAAACAGAACTTAACCCCTTGGGTAAGACAGTGGTTGCGTACTGCTGGGGTAAACACGATTAGCGCTCGCTATCAGTGCAAAAATAACAAAATCAGTGAGTTTGATATTGTTCAGCAAGCCTCCAATAAATACCCTGTTTATCGTACACAGCGGGTACTAGTTGGACTGTATTATGATAAAGGCAAACAATTAAAGTCAGCTAAACAGATTCCTGTGACTTATTTAGGTGAGGTAACACCTGTTTCTACAGTAGTAGGACGCCCTTGCCCAGCATTTACTTTTGTGAATGTTGAAGACTGGGGATACAGTAAAGTGGCACTGGATGCTCACTCAGAAAATTATATCAAACGGCACTTGTCGAGGATTACTGATCCACTGTTACGTTCAATGGTATGGCAAAGTCAATGGGACCAAGTCATGGCGGCTAAATTGTCATTAACAGATTACTTACCATGGGCATTAAAGCAACTACCTTTAGAAAACAATGAAATGATTGTACGGCAGGTGGTGACTAATTTGCAGGAAAGCTATGACTATTTAGCCGTATTGCATGAAAAAGAGCTGGCTATTTTTGGCCCTCAACTGGAAAATCTTGCTTGGCAACAGCTTACGAAAGCAAGGCCTGGGTCTGACTGGCAAGCACTTTGGTTTGAGGCCTTTATTCACTTTACTCATACACCTGCTGGCCTAGCAAAAGTAGAAGATATTCTGGCATTAAAACGACGAATAGCAGGGTTAGCTATTGACCAAGATTTACGCTGGCAGTTGGTGGTGAAGCTGAATGAGTATGCTATTCCCAGTGCTGCACAGTGGATTAATCAGGAGCTAAGCCGAGATAGTTCCGATCGTGCAGAGCGTCAGGCTTTATTGGCTAAAGCGATTCAGCCACAGACTAAAACTAAACAATACTGGCTAGAACAGTTGTGGGGTAACAGTAATTTAACCCTGCAAGAACAACGTTCTTTAGTTGAAGGGCTATTTCCTACCAGTCAGTTTACCTTATCTGCTAATTATGCAGACCAAATTGTTGGGCAACTTAATCTGCTGAAAGAAAAAGACAGCCGGTTTAAATCAACATACTCTCGATTATTGCCTAAACTGTGTCAGCCAGAAAATGTTGTACGATTACGAACAGCGTTAACTAACCTTGAATTTAACAGCCCAGTAGTCCAAAAGCGTTTAAAAATCGCTATCCAACAGGAAGAACGCTGTGTTGCTATTAGTCAACGTATAAAGGAAAAAAACAGACAACAGTTGTAG
- a CDS encoding type 1 glutamine amidotransferase translates to MKLGLLQCDHVVTELQSAHGDYPEQFKAVFERAGVSVDWQCFDATQKILPDDIDCCDAYITTGSRFGAYESLPWLTALQGFLRQLYQVDKPFVGICFGHQLMAQVLGGKVEKSAKGWGIGVSFNQVKQPKSWMRPFKPEVDLWVSHQDQVVELPAEIEVLGGSQFCPNYIIQRGKWLGIQGHPEFTKAYSRDLIKLRSEKYSPERVREAEYSMAASVDSERIIQWIAAFIQESLQNP, encoded by the coding sequence GTGAAGTTGGGTTTACTTCAGTGCGATCATGTTGTAACAGAATTACAGTCTGCCCATGGTGACTACCCAGAGCAATTTAAAGCGGTGTTTGAGCGGGCGGGGGTGAGTGTAGACTGGCAATGCTTTGATGCCACCCAAAAAATACTACCTGACGATATTGATTGCTGTGATGCCTATATAACCACAGGCAGTCGCTTTGGTGCTTATGAATCACTGCCTTGGTTGACTGCATTGCAAGGTTTTTTACGCCAGTTGTATCAAGTGGATAAACCTTTTGTAGGGATTTGTTTTGGTCATCAGTTAATGGCTCAGGTATTGGGTGGTAAGGTTGAAAAGTCAGCAAAAGGCTGGGGCATTGGGGTTTCTTTTAATCAAGTCAAACAGCCTAAAAGTTGGATGCGGCCCTTTAAACCCGAAGTCGATTTATGGGTGAGCCATCAAGATCAAGTGGTGGAACTGCCAGCTGAAATAGAAGTATTAGGCGGCAGCCAGTTTTGTCCTAATTACATTATCCAGCGAGGTAAATGGCTGGGTATTCAAGGACATCCCGAATTTACTAAAGCCTATAGTCGTGACCTGATTAAATTGCGGAGTGAAAAATATTCACCAGAACGGGTGCGTGAAGCAGAATATTCAATGGCAGCATCAGTGGATAGTGAACGGATTATTCAGTGGATAGCTGCTTTTATTCAGGAATCTTTACAAAATCCATAA
- a CDS encoding iron-containing alcohol dehydrogenase — MEHTSVIEQMPCHWHFPTAILLGIGERQQLPKLCLQNSIQSPLVVIDPILAQLPIFTALIGKIARGGLKLTVFTKISGNPTGQQVMAGVTQFRYHQHDGVIAIGGGSALDAGKAIALMAGQTQSLWDFEDIGDNWEQADAEKIVPVVAVPTTAGTGSEVGRAAVITDEKVRLKKIIFHPKMLPCQVLLDPELTLCLPANLTAATGMDALAHNLEAFCAPGYHPMAAGIAVEATRLIRHYLPRAYENSDDIEARTHMLVASCMGATAFQRGLGAMHALAHPMGARYNAHHGLLNAILMPYVLVANRTKIACRIEQLAKYINLPQADFAGFIEWVLSLRDRLGIPHTLDAVGVTLSDVDALAELAFKDPSAVTNPILFSVEDYATLCTNAVTGTLKFSGR; from the coding sequence ATGGAGCATACTTCAGTGATTGAACAAATGCCTTGCCATTGGCATTTTCCTACCGCCATTTTATTAGGCATTGGTGAACGACAACAGTTACCTAAGCTCTGTTTGCAAAATAGTATTCAGTCACCCCTGGTAGTAATTGACCCCATATTGGCCCAGCTACCTATTTTTACCGCATTAATTGGGAAAATAGCCAGGGGAGGGTTGAAGCTGACTGTGTTTACCAAAATAAGCGGCAATCCTACTGGTCAGCAGGTTATGGCGGGAGTGACACAATTTCGATATCACCAGCATGATGGCGTCATTGCTATTGGTGGTGGTAGTGCACTGGATGCAGGAAAAGCGATTGCATTAATGGCAGGGCAAACACAGTCACTCTGGGATTTTGAAGATATCGGTGATAACTGGGAACAGGCTGATGCAGAAAAAATTGTGCCTGTGGTGGCCGTGCCCACTACAGCAGGTACAGGATCTGAGGTAGGTAGAGCGGCGGTCATTACTGATGAAAAAGTGCGGTTAAAAAAAATTATTTTTCACCCAAAAATGCTGCCCTGTCAGGTGTTATTAGACCCGGAATTAACCTTGTGTTTACCTGCTAATTTAACCGCTGCTACTGGTATGGATGCATTAGCCCATAATTTAGAGGCATTTTGCGCGCCAGGCTATCACCCCATGGCTGCCGGCATTGCCGTTGAAGCGACCCGGTTGATTCGTCATTATTTACCCAGGGCCTATGAAAATAGTGATGATATTGAAGCAAGAACCCATATGTTAGTGGCGTCTTGTATGGGAGCAACTGCATTTCAGCGAGGGCTGGGTGCTATGCATGCATTAGCACACCCAATGGGGGCTAGGTATAATGCCCATCATGGCTTATTAAACGCAATACTGATGCCGTATGTATTAGTAGCCAATCGCACTAAAATTGCTTGTCGTATTGAGCAGTTGGCTAAATACATCAATTTACCGCAAGCGGATTTTGCTGGCTTTATTGAGTGGGTTTTAAGTTTACGAGACCGACTGGGAATTCCCCATACGTTGGATGCAGTTGGCGTGACATTAAGTGATGTGGATGCATTAGCGGAGTTAGCCTTTAAAGACCCTTCTGCGGTAACCAACCCTATTTTATTTTCAGTTGAGGACTATGCGACACTTTGTACCAATGCCGTTACTGGCACATTGAAATTTTCTGGGCGGTGA
- a CDS encoding aldehyde dehydrogenase family protein, producing MSTTAVFQTISPINNQVWLERPYASDKQIAVALEQATKAQQLWCKLPLNERIAYCQQAMDYCLSQQQAIGRDICWQMGRPLLQAEREVTVMVERASYMLEVAESALAPAQLHAKAGFNNRLVREPLGLVMVIAPWNYPLLTAINSIIPALVAGNGVILKHSSQTPRCAEWLAEAFKQAQLPEGVFQYLHLDHQTTGELLIANEINHVVLTGSVSAGKQVEQQLAGHFKTLGLELGGKDAAYIRPDADLKASVASIIDGAFYNSGQSCCGIERLYIHQDVYNQCLPMIIDAVKQYRLGHPEHQQTTLGPMVRASAASQVQAQIQQAIEQGAEAQLDSQLFINEVFGQPPLRINTANSAYLAPQVLTGVNHQMDVMMEETFGPLLPVMKVSDDQQAITLINDSDYGLTAAIYSQDNETTRNIGNQLAVGTVFLNRCDYLDPALAWTGVKASGKGYCLSAWGYETVTRPKSYHFKEQA from the coding sequence ATGTCCACCACCGCAGTATTTCAAACAATTTCTCCCATTAATAATCAAGTATGGTTAGAGAGACCTTATGCCAGTGACAAGCAAATAGCGGTTGCATTGGAGCAAGCAACAAAAGCTCAACAGTTGTGGTGTAAGCTACCATTGAATGAGCGCATTGCATATTGTCAACAAGCAATGGATTATTGTCTTAGTCAGCAGCAGGCTATTGGGCGAGATATTTGTTGGCAAATGGGGCGCCCGTTATTACAAGCCGAGCGTGAAGTGACTGTGATGGTTGAGCGAGCCAGCTATATGCTGGAGGTGGCTGAGTCGGCCTTGGCGCCTGCTCAGCTACATGCAAAGGCAGGCTTTAATAATCGATTAGTGCGTGAACCTCTGGGGCTGGTGATGGTGATTGCCCCTTGGAATTACCCATTACTAACGGCGATTAATTCCATTATTCCGGCATTAGTGGCAGGTAATGGGGTTATATTAAAGCATTCTTCGCAAACGCCACGTTGTGCTGAATGGTTAGCAGAAGCATTTAAGCAGGCACAATTACCAGAAGGGGTGTTTCAGTATTTACACTTGGATCATCAAACGACAGGTGAATTACTAATCGCTAATGAAATTAACCATGTGGTATTAACCGGTTCGGTATCAGCAGGTAAACAGGTTGAGCAACAGCTGGCAGGGCACTTTAAAACGCTTGGTTTAGAGCTGGGTGGCAAAGATGCTGCCTATATCCGCCCTGATGCAGACCTTAAAGCCAGTGTCGCCAGTATTATCGACGGCGCTTTTTATAATAGTGGTCAATCTTGCTGCGGAATCGAGCGACTGTATATCCATCAGGACGTGTACAACCAGTGTTTACCGATGATTATTGATGCAGTTAAACAATATCGGTTAGGTCATCCAGAGCATCAACAGACAACCCTTGGGCCAATGGTAAGAGCCAGTGCTGCCAGTCAGGTGCAAGCACAAATTCAACAAGCAATTGAGCAAGGAGCTGAAGCACAGCTTGACTCACAGCTGTTTATAAATGAAGTCTTCGGTCAGCCACCGCTCAGGATTAATACGGCAAATAGTGCCTATTTGGCACCCCAAGTATTAACGGGGGTCAATCATCAAATGGACGTTATGATGGAAGAAACCTTTGGCCCTTTATTGCCAGTGATGAAGGTGAGTGACGACCAACAGGCGATTACATTAATTAATGATTCTGATTATGGCTTAACAGCAGCGATTTATAGTCAAGACAATGAAACAACCCGAAATATTGGCAATCAGCTAGCAGTGGGGACGGTATTTTTAAATCGCTGTGATTATTTAGACCCTGCATTGGCATGGACCGGTGTAAAAGCCTCTGGTAAAGGCTATTGCTTATCCGCTTGGGGCTATGAAACAGTGACACGACCTAAGTCGTATCATTTTAAGGAGCAGGCATAA
- a CDS encoding glutamine synthetase family protein, with translation MTDPITARQVATQQDLAQLIQQRQLSHIKVGLFDLDGVMLGKYMSRDKLIKSVESGFSFCDVILGWDIKDQLYDNVSFTGWHTGYPDAPVELLPNTCRELPLEDNMLLILGQLKGNAEALCPRGLLRKVLQAADDMGYQVNAAFEYEFFLFDETPDSAREKGFRQLKPVTPDYFGYSILRNSVHAEWYHEILALAEAMDFPIEGLHTETGPGVLEAALTVDNALNAADKAALFKTFIKVWAQKNQRMATFMAKWSNEYPGQSGHIHLSLVDKNTGQPVFYAANQKHTMSAVQRYFIGGLQQQLPEFLPLLAPTINSYRRLVPGFWAPTHATWGVENRTTAIRVISGSEQSQRLEMRLGAADANPYLALAATIAAGLQGICSSTEPSPAIVGNAYDKAIPEEQALPATLWDAAQRLRQSSIARDYFGSAFVEHFAASREWEEREFRKHITDWELDRYFEII, from the coding sequence ATGACAGACCCAATAACTGCACGGCAAGTGGCTACTCAGCAGGACTTAGCGCAGCTGATCCAACAACGACAGTTGTCCCATATCAAAGTGGGGTTATTTGATTTGGATGGGGTGATGCTCGGTAAATATATGAGCCGGGATAAACTAATCAAGTCAGTAGAGTCAGGCTTTTCATTTTGCGATGTCATTTTAGGGTGGGATATAAAAGATCAATTATATGATAATGTGTCTTTCACTGGTTGGCATACGGGTTATCCCGATGCTCCGGTTGAACTATTACCCAATACCTGCCGTGAACTGCCGTTAGAAGACAATATGCTGCTGATTTTAGGTCAGCTGAAAGGTAATGCAGAAGCCTTATGTCCCCGTGGGTTATTGCGTAAGGTACTGCAAGCGGCTGATGATATGGGCTATCAGGTTAATGCGGCTTTTGAATATGAGTTTTTTTTATTTGATGAAACCCCTGACAGTGCTCGTGAAAAAGGGTTTCGTCAATTAAAGCCAGTGACACCGGATTATTTCGGTTATTCAATTTTACGAAATAGTGTGCATGCTGAGTGGTATCATGAAATTTTAGCCTTAGCTGAAGCGATGGATTTTCCTATTGAGGGGTTACATACTGAAACCGGGCCTGGTGTATTGGAAGCGGCATTGACAGTGGATAATGCCTTAAATGCAGCAGATAAAGCTGCATTATTTAAAACCTTTATTAAAGTCTGGGCACAAAAAAATCAGCGAATGGCCACGTTTATGGCGAAGTGGTCTAACGAATACCCAGGTCAAAGTGGTCACATTCACCTTTCTCTGGTCGATAAAAATACGGGACAACCTGTGTTTTATGCGGCGAATCAAAAACATACCATGAGTGCAGTACAGCGATATTTTATTGGAGGTCTGCAACAACAGTTGCCAGAGTTTTTACCTTTATTAGCACCCACTATTAATAGCTATCGGCGGTTGGTTCCTGGCTTTTGGGCTCCAACCCATGCGACATGGGGGGTAGAAAATCGTACGACAGCAATTAGGGTGATATCAGGTAGTGAACAAAGCCAGCGGTTGGAAATGCGTTTAGGTGCTGCTGATGCAAACCCTTATTTAGCACTGGCAGCCACTATCGCTGCTGGCTTGCAGGGTATTTGCTCATCGACTGAACCTTCACCGGCGATTGTTGGTAATGCTTATGATAAAGCTATTCCTGAAGAGCAAGCGTTGCCCGCAACACTATGGGATGCAGCGCAGCGACTTCGGCAATCCAGTATTGCCCGAGACTATTTTGGTAGTGCTTTTGTTGAGCATTTTGCTGCATCCCGAGAGTGGGAAGAGCGAGAGTTCCGCAAGCATATTACCGACTGGGAGCTGGATCGGTATTTTGAAATTATTTAA
- the eat gene encoding ethanolamine permease has translation MAESNTSSVISYETVSTDYFSKRQLKQGAAGWVLLASLGVSYVISGDFSGWNFGLAQAGFGGMLIATVVMAVMYCCLVFSLAELSAAIPTAGGGYGFARRAMGPWGGFITGSAILLEYSIAPAAIAVFIGHYMNALLGINGPWVYLAFYSVFIGIHLVGVGEALKLMFVITALALLAILVFVLGMLPHFQWANLLDIPINPDALGASAWLPNGWIGIWGALPFAMWLFLAVEGVPLAAEEAQQPTKDMPKGIIWAMMVLLILAGLVLFLAPGGAGAALMQTHGAPLVGALEAVYGKGSSAAIFVNIVGLAGLIASFFSIIFAYSRQVFALSRAGYLPRFLSLTNQRKAPAVALIVPGVLGFGLSLTGEGDLLITMAVFGATISYAMMMLSHILLRKNAPELNRPYYTPGGVYTSTVALLLAIIALISTFVVNLAAAAWSALFFVVLLAYFTLYSRHHLVAQAPEEELAAITQAEAELT, from the coding sequence ATGGCGGAAAGCAACACTTCTTCAGTAATTAGTTATGAAACAGTTTCTACTGACTATTTTTCAAAGCGTCAGTTAAAGCAAGGTGCTGCTGGTTGGGTGCTGCTTGCCAGTCTGGGTGTGTCTTATGTGATATCTGGCGATTTTTCCGGGTGGAATTTTGGTTTGGCTCAAGCAGGCTTTGGTGGCATGTTGATCGCTACTGTGGTCATGGCGGTCATGTATTGCTGTTTAGTCTTTTCATTAGCGGAATTATCCGCAGCCATTCCGACTGCTGGTGGAGGCTATGGCTTTGCCAGGCGTGCGATGGGGCCGTGGGGTGGCTTTATTACTGGCAGTGCAATTTTATTAGAGTATTCGATTGCTCCTGCAGCGATAGCTGTTTTTATTGGTCATTATATGAATGCATTGCTAGGGATTAATGGGCCATGGGTTTATTTAGCTTTTTATAGTGTCTTTATTGGTATTCACCTGGTGGGGGTAGGGGAAGCACTGAAATTGATGTTTGTGATCACCGCTTTGGCATTACTAGCCATTCTGGTATTTGTGCTAGGGATGTTACCCCATTTTCAGTGGGCAAATTTACTGGATATCCCCATTAACCCTGATGCGTTGGGTGCCAGTGCTTGGTTGCCCAACGGCTGGATAGGGATTTGGGGTGCCTTGCCTTTTGCTATGTGGCTGTTTTTAGCCGTAGAAGGGGTTCCTCTTGCAGCAGAAGAAGCACAACAACCAACCAAAGATATGCCGAAAGGGATTATTTGGGCAATGATGGTGTTATTAATATTAGCTGGTTTAGTGCTATTTTTAGCACCCGGTGGTGCAGGCGCGGCATTAATGCAAACCCATGGTGCTCCACTGGTAGGCGCATTAGAAGCCGTTTATGGTAAAGGCTCAAGTGCTGCAATATTCGTCAATATAGTGGGGCTGGCCGGTTTAATTGCGAGCTTTTTCTCGATTATTTTTGCATATTCCCGACAGGTGTTTGCTCTTTCCAGAGCTGGATATTTGCCGAGATTCTTATCATTAACTAACCAACGCAAAGCCCCAGCAGTGGCACTGATTGTACCTGGTGTATTGGGGTTTGGTCTGTCGCTGACAGGGGAGGGTGACTTACTGATTACCATGGCTGTTTTTGGCGCTACCATCTCCTATGCCATGATGATGCTTTCCCATATTTTGTTGAGAAAAAATGCGCCTGAGTTAAACCGTCCCTACTATACACCAGGGGGAGTGTATACCTCCACAGTTGCTCTGTTATTGGCCATTATTGCGTTAATCAGTACATTTGTGGTTAATTTAGCCGCTGCCGCTTGGTCAGCATTATTTTTTGTGGTGCTACTGGCTTATTTTACCCTGTACAGTCGTCACCATTTAGTGGCCCAGGCACCAGAGGAAGAGTTGGCAGCTATTACTCAGGCAGAAGCTGAATTAACCTAA
- a CDS encoding cyclic nucleotide-binding domain-containing protein, producing the protein MDIKEEVEQLSQVPMFSKMEPSKLRLLAFTSEALCYKDQELLFEQNDPPDSAYVIMSGEVEVVAHTSAGEVVAATRGRNALIGEMAVIMKSPRSATIRAKGEVHVLKINADVFLTLLSENPSVALDVMHQLSAKIAEAQRQYEQLHEQLQV; encoded by the coding sequence TTGGATATTAAAGAAGAAGTCGAACAGCTAAGCCAGGTTCCCATGTTTTCTAAAATGGAGCCATCAAAATTACGGCTGTTGGCTTTTACCAGTGAAGCACTTTGTTATAAAGACCAAGAGCTATTATTTGAGCAAAATGATCCTCCTGACAGTGCCTATGTCATCATGAGCGGCGAAGTTGAGGTCGTTGCCCATACCTCTGCTGGTGAAGTGGTCGCTGCTACTCGTGGACGCAATGCATTGATTGGTGAAATGGCCGTCATCATGAAGTCTCCTCGCTCGGCAACCATTCGTGCTAAAGGAGAAGTGCACGTATTGAAAATCAATGCTGATGTTTTCCTCACACTCCTTTCAGAAAACCCCAGTGTTGCTCTTGATGTGATGCATCAACTTAGTGCTAAAATTGCCGAAGCCCAACGGCAGTACGAGCAACTGCATGAGCAGTTACAAGTGTAG
- a CDS encoding HD domain-containing protein, with product MLRRYLDPMMQRRFCQLWNRTVAGSSDQDAGEVFHRVYSYYNSDERYYHSTDHIQFCLKQFDLVSELLTAPDAVEMAIWFHDVIYERGACDNEIQSAQFFKDYVAEKLNPELADQIYNLILDTTHKHTPPTLDGQYLADIDLSSMALPWQEFLRDSTNVRAECSHLCDNEFYPKQLAFLESLLQRERFFFTDFFQQRFGDQAQDNLQRLIKQLNQQGFHSCKK from the coding sequence ATGCTAAGACGGTATTTAGACCCTATGATGCAACGGCGGTTTTGTCAGTTATGGAATAGAACTGTTGCTGGTAGTAGCGACCAGGACGCAGGCGAAGTTTTTCATCGCGTTTATTCTTACTACAATTCAGATGAGCGTTATTATCACTCGACAGACCACATTCAGTTTTGTCTGAAACAATTTGATCTTGTCAGTGAGTTGTTAACAGCACCAGATGCAGTAGAAATGGCTATCTGGTTTCACGATGTAATCTATGAACGAGGGGCCTGTGACAACGAAATTCAAAGTGCACAATTTTTTAAAGACTATGTCGCTGAAAAATTGAATCCAGAGCTTGCAGACCAAATATACAATCTCATTCTAGACACTACTCACAAACACACCCCACCCACCCTGGATGGCCAATATTTAGCCGATATTGATTTATCTAGTATGGCCCTACCCTGGCAGGAGTTTTTACGTGACAGCACCAACGTACGCGCTGAGTGTAGTCATTTATGTGATAACGAGTTTTACCCTAAACAGCTCGCATTTTTAGAGTCACTACTACAACGAGAACGGTTTTTCTTCACCGACTTTTTTCAGCAGCGTTTTGGCGATCAAGCCCAAGACAACCTACAGCGCTTAATCAAGCAACTGAACCAACAAGGTTTTCATAGCTGCAAAAAATAA